Proteins from a genomic interval of Lactococcus protaetiae:
- a CDS encoding AAA family ATPase: MGKTLSEIAEELKECDKKVQLIYAFNGTGKTRLSREFKKLVQPSDAKDIETDSMARDTILYYNAFTEDLFYWDNDLEEDTDRKLIVQSNSFIDWIIFEQGQDQSIIEHFQHYTDNKLVPKFELPPIKDEKGETIGYENHVEAISFSYQRGNEDDYELVKISKGEESNFIWSIFYSLIENVVDILNVVEDRETDEFDKLKYIFIDDPVSSLDENHLIETAVDLGTLIKSSESDVKFILTTHNPLFYNVLHNEFNKAKKYFLKRLEDGTFELKEQSNDSPFSYHLTLLEELHHAIKVNEITKYHFNFLRNLLEKTSTFLGYKNWTSLLPEDSRKAYESRIINISSHSKYTTDEIAEANDQEKQMLKYLVELLEDTYKFNKEQ; this comes from the coding sequence ATGGGAAAAACTTTGAGTGAGATTGCAGAAGAGTTAAAAGAATGCGATAAAAAAGTTCAGCTCATTTATGCTTTCAATGGAACGGGAAAAACAAGATTGTCGCGTGAATTTAAGAAATTAGTACAGCCAAGTGATGCGAAAGATATCGAAACGGATAGTATGGCTCGCGATACAATTTTGTACTACAATGCGTTTACAGAGGATTTGTTTTATTGGGATAATGATTTAGAAGAGGATACTGATAGGAAATTAATTGTTCAGTCCAATTCTTTTATTGATTGGATTATTTTTGAGCAAGGTCAGGACCAAAGTATTATTGAACATTTTCAGCATTATACTGATAACAAGCTAGTTCCCAAATTTGAACTTCCTCCTATAAAAGATGAGAAAGGGGAAACTATTGGCTATGAAAACCACGTAGAAGCAATATCCTTCTCTTATCAGAGGGGAAATGAGGATGATTATGAATTAGTAAAAATTTCAAAAGGAGAAGAAAGTAATTTTATTTGGAGTATTTTCTACTCTCTAATTGAAAATGTTGTGGATATCTTGAATGTAGTGGAAGATAGAGAAACAGATGAATTTGATAAGTTAAAGTATATCTTTATTGATGATCCAGTGAGCTCATTAGATGAAAATCACTTGATTGAGACGGCTGTTGATTTGGGAACCTTGATAAAGTCTAGTGAATCAGATGTTAAATTTATTCTCACAACGCATAACCCATTATTTTATAATGTATTGCACAATGAGTTCAATAAAGCAAAGAAATATTTTTTGAAGCGATTGGAAGACGGAACATTTGAACTAAAAGAACAGTCAAATGATTCTCCATTTTCGTATCATTTAACTTTGCTAGAAGAGCTTCATCATGCAATCAAAGTTAACGAGATAACCAAATATCATTTTAATTTTTTAAGGAATTTGCTGGAAAAAACTTCAACATTTTTGGGCTATAAAAACTGGACTAGCTTATTGCCAGAAGATAGCAGAAAGGCTTACGAAAGCAGGATTATAAATATTTCAAGCCACTCTAAATATACAACAGATGAAATCGCTGAAGCAAATGATCAAGAAAAACAAATGTTAAAATATCTTGTTGAACTGTTAGAAGACACCTATAAATTTAATAAGGAGCAATAA